A single Chloracidobacterium sp. DNA region contains:
- the sulP gene encoding sulfate permease → MHRKLQPKLLSILREGYTRKQFQGDLLGGLTVGVVALPLAIAFAIASGVKPEQGLYTAIFAGFVIAVLGGSRAQISGPTGAFIVIIYGIVQKYGYDGLVVATLIAGVILIIMGLARMGAFLKFVPYPVVVGFTSAIAIIIFSSQLSDFLGLKIDKVPADFVSKWIAYFQNIGTVDPYTIAVGAASLAIILLWPFVTHRVPGQLIAILVLTAVVHYLGLPVDTIASRFGGVPSALPTPHLPVVTWELVQQMFSPALTIAILAALESLLSAVVADGMTGTRHRSNMELVAQGAGNIVSVIFGGIPATGAIARTATNIKSGGTTPVAAIVHCVFLLLVLLLVGKWAAMIPMATLAAVLIVVAYNMSEWRQFVHLLKSPRGDLAVLMATFLLTLFIDLTMAIQVGILLAGFLFLQKMSTQTHVDLITENLRDEEGVHETRDMSRVEIPSGIEVFEIYGSLFFGAVSQFKESIRIIAKKPKVLILRMRYVPTIDASGIHILEELAEEARDNGYVIVFSAVSRSVYRVMRKSGFVDAIGRKNFGGDIYAAIEIARDYLGKDESDAL, encoded by the coding sequence ATGCATCGCAAACTCCAACCCAAACTGCTCTCTATCCTTCGCGAAGGCTACACTAGAAAGCAGTTTCAGGGCGACTTGCTGGGTGGTTTGACGGTCGGCGTTGTGGCTCTACCACTAGCGATTGCTTTTGCCATTGCATCGGGCGTGAAGCCCGAGCAAGGACTCTACACAGCGATATTCGCGGGTTTTGTGATCGCTGTACTTGGCGGTTCACGGGCACAGATCAGCGGACCGACAGGTGCGTTCATCGTAATAATTTACGGCATTGTTCAGAAATACGGCTACGACGGCCTCGTCGTCGCCACGCTGATCGCCGGCGTTATACTGATAATAATGGGTCTTGCCCGAATGGGGGCATTCCTCAAGTTTGTACCGTATCCGGTCGTCGTCGGCTTTACGTCGGCGATCGCTATAATTATTTTCTCGTCGCAGTTGAGCGACTTTCTCGGTCTCAAGATCGACAAGGTGCCGGCGGATTTCGTTTCTAAATGGATCGCGTATTTTCAGAATATAGGCACTGTCGACCCGTACACGATCGCAGTAGGAGCGGCATCGCTTGCTATAATCCTGCTCTGGCCGTTCGTCACGCACCGCGTGCCCGGACAACTTATCGCGATCCTGGTGCTTACCGCGGTCGTTCACTATTTAGGTCTTCCGGTCGACACTATTGCCTCGCGGTTCGGCGGCGTGCCGAGTGCCCTGCCGACTCCGCATCTGCCGGTCGTCACGTGGGAGTTGGTCCAACAGATGTTCTCGCCGGCACTGACGATCGCCATCCTCGCCGCTCTCGAATCACTGCTCTCGGCAGTTGTCGCAGACGGTATGACCGGCACGCGGCATCGCTCGAATATGGAGTTGGTCGCTCAAGGTGCCGGTAATATTGTATCTGTCATATTCGGCGGTATTCCCGCAACGGGAGCGATCGCCCGAACGGCTACAAATATCAAAAGCGGCGGAACGACGCCGGTCGCAGCAATCGTTCACTGTGTATTTCTTCTGCTTGTACTGCTGTTAGTCGGCAAATGGGCGGCGATGATCCCGATGGCGACATTAGCGGCGGTGTTGATCGTGGTCGCTTATAATATGAGCGAGTGGCGTCAGTTCGTTCACTTGCTCAAAAGCCCGAGAGGCGATCTCGCCGTATTGATGGCGACGTTTTTGCTGACACTGTTTATCGATCTGACGATGGCGATACAGGTCGGCATTCTGCTCGCGGGATTCTTGTTCCTTCAGAAGATGTCGACCCAGACGCACGTTGATCTGATCACCGAAAACCTTCGCGATGAAGAGGGCGTTCACGAAACGCGCGATATGTCTCGGGTCGAGATTCCCAGCGGCATCGAGGTCTTTGAGATCTACGGCTCACTATTTTTTGGCGCGGTCAGCCAGTTTAAGGAATCGATCCGCATTATCGCCAAAAAGCCAAAGGTGCTCATACTCCGAATGCGCTATGTCCCGACGATCGACGCGAGCGGCATTCACATTCTCGAGGAGTTGGCCGAGGAGGCCCGGGACAATGGTTATGTGATCGTCTTTTCCGCAGTTTCACGCAGCGTTTATCGCGTGATGCGAAAAAGCGGGTTTGTTGACGCCATCGGGCGCAAGAATTTCGGCGGCGACATCTACGCGGCTATAGAGATCGCCCGGGATTATCTCGGCAAGGACGAATCTGACGCGCTGTAG
- a CDS encoding gamma carbonic anhydrase family protein, which translates to MIYGFNDTYPKIHGSAHITPDAIVIGDVEIGEDSSVWFGSVIRGDVNYIRIGARTNVQDMTMIHVSSKTHCTIVEDEVTIGHRVTLHGCHIESGCLIGIGAILMDGVRVGANSLVGAGSLLTPGTQIPPNSLVIGSPARVKRELTPDEIGFLDRSWRNYVELKEHYK; encoded by the coding sequence ATGATATACGGATTCAATGATACGTATCCTAAGATCCACGGGTCCGCACACATAACACCCGACGCGATCGTCATCGGCGATGTGGAGATCGGCGAAGATTCAAGCGTTTGGTTTGGTTCGGTCATCCGCGGTGATGTAAATTACATCCGCATCGGTGCCCGGACGAACGTACAGGATATGACGATGATCCACGTCAGTTCGAAAACGCACTGCACCATCGTCGAGGACGAGGTAACGATCGGCCATCGCGTCACTCTGCACGGCTGCCACATAGAGAGTGGCTGCCTGATCGGCATCGGAGCGATTCTAATGGACGGCGTTCGCGTCGGTGCCAATTCTCTGGTCGGTGCCGGATCCTTACTGACCCCGGGCACTCAAATACCGCCCAATTCCCTTGTTATCGGCTCGCCCGCCCGCGTAAAACGCGAACTTACGCCCGACGAAATCGGATTCCTCGATCGATCGTGGCGAAATTACGTGGAACTCAAAGAGCATTACAAATAA
- the ispG gene encoding flavodoxin-dependent (E)-4-hydroxy-3-methylbut-2-enyl-diphosphate synthase: MPRITRAVKVRDIQIGGGAPVVVQSMTKTDTTDVDGTLRQIDEMVEAGCEIVRIAVPDDDAAAAMYEIRKRTNVPIVADIHFHYKLALKALDAGIDKLRINPGNIGHIDRVREVVRAAEAQKVPIRIGVNGGSLEKDLLKKYGSATPEAIVESGLRHIRILEDLGFDNTIISLKASDVNRMVAAYRMMAAQVDYPLHLGVTEAGTPFGGTIKSAIGLGILLNEGIGDTIRVSLAAEPHEEVRVGWEILKSLELRKRGVTVVACPTCGRLDVDNFVEIVTEVERRLAHVEEPLHLSIMGCAVNGPGEAHDSQLGITFGRQVGMIFKDGVPMRKVSGADIVEEFVKEVELLRKEGANAKPLGADKPLVQIN, translated from the coding sequence ATGCCTAGAATTACCAGAGCCGTCAAGGTTCGAGATATCCAGATCGGCGGCGGCGCACCGGTCGTCGTTCAATCGATGACCAAGACCGACACGACCGATGTTGACGGCACGCTTCGCCAGATCGACGAGATGGTCGAGGCGGGATGCGAGATCGTCCGGATCGCTGTGCCTGACGACGATGCCGCGGCGGCGATGTACGAGATCCGCAAACGCACCAACGTACCGATCGTCGCTGACATTCACTTTCATTACAAACTCGCCCTCAAGGCTCTGGACGCAGGCATCGACAAACTCCGAATTAATCCCGGCAATATCGGGCATATCGACCGCGTCCGTGAGGTGGTCCGAGCGGCTGAGGCTCAAAAGGTCCCTATCCGTATCGGCGTCAATGGCGGGTCGCTCGAAAAGGACCTTTTGAAAAAATACGGTTCTGCAACGCCGGAAGCCATAGTGGAAAGTGGTCTGCGGCATATACGAATACTCGAAGACCTAGGCTTTGACAACACGATCATTTCGCTCAAGGCGTCCGATGTCAACCGTATGGTGGCGGCCTATCGGATGATGGCCGCGCAGGTGGATTATCCGCTTCATCTAGGCGTGACCGAGGCCGGAACCCCGTTCGGCGGCACGATCAAATCCGCGATCGGACTGGGAATTTTACTTAACGAAGGCATCGGTGACACGATCCGCGTATCGCTCGCTGCCGAACCGCACGAAGAAGTGCGTGTCGGATGGGAAATTCTAAAATCACTCGAACTCCGCAAACGCGGCGTCACGGTCGTCGCCTGTCCGACGTGCGGACGACTCGACGTCGATAATTTCGTCGAGATCGTCACCGAGGTCGAGCGCCGTCTGGCTCACGTCGAGGAACCGCTACATCTGTCAATAATGGGCTGCGCTGTTAACGGTCCGGGCGAAGCTCACGATTCACAGCTCGGTATAACTTTTGGGCGACAGGTCGGAATGATATTTAAGGACGGCGTCCCAATGAGAAAGGTATCAGGTGCGGACATCGTCGAAGAGTTTGTTAAAGAGGTCGAATTACTGCGAAAGGAAGGCGCAAACGCCAAACCGCTCGGAGCTGACAAACCGCTTGTTCAAATAAATTAG
- the murJ gene encoding murein biosynthesis integral membrane protein MurJ, with protein MNEIQQVQSDESPEELAEPTINTVDSGTAPSTRQTSVARSAGIVSIAVMFSRVLGLIREMIFARYFGAGFLMDAYVVAFRIPNVLRDLFAEGALSVAFVKVFTDYQINKSEAEAWRLASIVFNLLAVILSVICIVGVIFSRQFVGLIASGFSPEKAALATTMTQIMFPFILLVALAAVAMGVLNTKGIFGIPASASTVFNVVSIIFGLLFAYWLSGGGWAPSGDRLAIPDNASQWAIIGMSIGTLIGGGAQLAMQIPSLLKIGFRFSPVMSFADEGLRRVAMLMGPAIIGTSAVQINVMINTSLVSGIDGAQGWLNYAFRLMQFPIGLFGVAVGTAAIPVMSRLASEGRTKDLRDTISSSLNLVFLMTLPSACGLIVLGEPIIRLIYERGAFKPLSTPMTAYALAGYAIGLTGYAAIKILSPAFYALNDAKTPMMIAIASIAVNFFGGYILREWFSHYGVTPETPHGYGHVGVALATSIVALVNFFALALLMRKRIQRLNGRHIFTSFLKIAAASTVLSVVCYFSYHFIFDRYGTGTFSIKLAEAFIPIGLGGIAFVIAAKLLRVAELEQAFGMLRRKLGR; from the coding sequence ATGAACGAGATCCAACAAGTTCAATCGGATGAATCCCCTGAGGAACTCGCCGAACCTACTATAAACACTGTAGACAGCGGCACTGCACCGTCGACCCGTCAGACGAGCGTTGCCCGTTCCGCCGGGATCGTGTCTATTGCCGTGATGTTTTCACGCGTTTTGGGGCTGATTCGGGAGATGATCTTCGCTCGGTATTTCGGTGCCGGATTTCTGATGGACGCTTATGTTGTTGCGTTCCGGATCCCAAATGTGCTCCGCGACCTATTCGCGGAAGGTGCGCTGTCGGTCGCATTCGTCAAGGTTTTTACCGACTATCAGATTAATAAGAGCGAAGCAGAAGCATGGCGGCTTGCGAGCATAGTCTTCAATCTGCTCGCCGTCATACTTAGCGTCATCTGTATTGTGGGAGTGATATTTTCGCGACAGTTCGTTGGATTGATTGCCAGCGGCTTCTCACCTGAGAAAGCGGCACTCGCGACGACGATGACACAAATAATGTTCCCTTTCATTCTGCTGGTCGCGCTAGCGGCCGTTGCGATGGGAGTGCTGAACACAAAAGGCATCTTCGGCATTCCTGCGTCCGCGTCGACCGTTTTCAACGTTGTCTCGATCATCTTTGGTCTCCTATTTGCCTACTGGTTGAGCGGCGGCGGATGGGCACCGTCGGGAGATCGATTGGCGATACCGGATAACGCTTCGCAGTGGGCCATCATCGGTATGTCGATCGGTACGCTTATCGGCGGCGGAGCTCAATTGGCGATGCAGATACCGTCATTGCTGAAGATCGGGTTCCGGTTCTCGCCTGTAATGAGCTTTGCGGACGAAGGTCTCCGCAGAGTCGCAATGCTGATGGGGCCGGCTATCATCGGCACGTCTGCGGTCCAGATCAACGTGATGATCAATACGTCACTTGTATCTGGCATCGACGGTGCTCAGGGATGGCTGAACTACGCATTTCGGCTAATGCAATTCCCAATCGGCCTTTTTGGCGTAGCTGTGGGAACGGCGGCGATTCCGGTGATGTCGCGTCTTGCGAGCGAAGGAAGAACTAAGGACCTTCGTGATACGATTTCTTCGTCGCTAAACCTCGTATTCCTAATGACGCTACCATCGGCGTGCGGTCTAATCGTGCTTGGCGAGCCGATCATAAGACTCATTTACGAGCGGGGCGCTTTCAAACCTCTCAGCACTCCGATGACCGCGTACGCACTTGCGGGCTATGCGATCGGCCTGACGGGTTACGCAGCAATCAAGATCCTCTCGCCCGCTTTCTATGCCCTCAACGATGCAAAAACGCCGATGATGATCGCTATAGCATCCATCGCAGTGAACTTCTTCGGCGGCTACATCTTGCGCGAGTGGTTCTCGCATTACGGCGTGACGCCGGAAACTCCGCACGGTTACGGCCACGTCGGCGTGGCCCTTGCGACGTCGATCGTCGCTCTTGTTAACTTCTTCGCCCTCGCCCTGCTGATGCGAAAGCGGATCCAGCGTCTCAATGGCCGCCATATTTTCACTTCGTTCCTCAAGATCGCGGCGGCTTCGACGGTGCTGTCGGTAGTCTGCTACTTCAGCTACCATTTCATCTTTGATCGGTACGGAACAGGGACGTTCTCGATCAAGCTCGCCGAGGCGTTTATCCCGATCGGGCTTGGTGGCATCGCATTCGTCATTGCGGCCAAGTTGCTGCGTGTAGCCGAACTCGAGCAGGCGTTCGGAATGTTGCGGAGGAAACTGGGCCGATGA
- the hisS gene encoding histidine--tRNA ligase, which translates to MASTKPARGMRDFLPSDVRKRNYVIGIIREVYESYGFEPLETPSIENIETLMGKYGEEGNQLVFKILKRGEKLDIAGGEAGLADLALRYDLTVPLARVVANNKNDLPKFFKRYQIQPVWRADRPARGRFREFYQCDVDAIGSASMVVEGEILSAVSDILTRLGFEDFTIRLNHRQVLTDILDTAGVPAELHTDALVAIDKLDKIGTEGVAKELLDRGISDSASEMLIGIFEKTTEILNQEHDINRTIVANLINIVSNELLTEVGLILKYAEKAPIVIDPSLARGLSYYTGAIMEITVPDLAGSLGGGGRYDGLIGMFGKEQIPACGFSLGLERILVVMEEKGMFPAEIAASRAADVMVTIWDEDSVADSLKLARQLRKQGLSVTVYPEADKLGKQFKYADAIGVPFICMIGDEERSSRKVKLKNMQSGEEWTLKAAEIGAIIAL; encoded by the coding sequence ATGGCAAGTACCAAACCAGCCCGCGGAATGCGCGATTTTCTGCCGTCGGACGTTAGAAAACGCAATTACGTAATCGGAATCATCCGAGAAGTTTACGAATCCTACGGATTTGAGCCGCTCGAAACGCCGTCGATCGAAAATATCGAAACGCTAATGGGCAAGTATGGCGAGGAGGGCAATCAACTCGTATTTAAGATACTCAAGCGCGGCGAAAAGCTCGATATTGCCGGCGGCGAAGCCGGACTGGCGGACCTCGCCCTGCGTTACGACCTGACTGTTCCGCTGGCTCGCGTCGTAGCTAACAATAAAAACGATTTGCCGAAATTTTTCAAACGCTATCAGATACAGCCTGTGTGGCGTGCCGACCGTCCGGCACGTGGGCGATTTCGGGAGTTTTACCAGTGTGACGTTGACGCGATCGGTTCGGCATCGATGGTCGTCGAAGGCGAGATTTTATCTGCCGTTAGTGATATTCTCACTCGACTCGGATTCGAAGATTTCACAATCAGGCTTAATCATCGCCAGGTGCTGACCGATATTTTAGACACAGCGGGCGTACCAGCCGAATTACACACGGACGCTCTAGTCGCGATCGATAAGCTCGACAAGATCGGCACCGAAGGCGTTGCCAAAGAGCTATTGGATCGCGGAATTTCAGACAGCGCCTCAGAAATGCTGATCGGGATATTTGAAAAGACGACGGAGATCCTCAATCAGGAGCACGATATCAACCGCACGATCGTCGCCAACCTTATAAATATTGTCAGTAACGAGTTGCTTACCGAGGTCGGACTGATTCTCAAATATGCCGAAAAGGCTCCCATCGTCATCGATCCGAGCCTTGCCCGCGGCCTTTCTTACTACACCGGAGCGATAATGGAGATCACCGTACCCGACCTCGCCGGCAGTCTCGGCGGCGGCGGCCGATATGACGGGCTGATCGGAATGTTCGGCAAAGAGCAGATCCCTGCGTGCGGCTTTTCGCTCGGGCTCGAGCGCATCCTTGTCGTGATGGAGGAAAAAGGAATGTTTCCGGCTGAGATCGCCGCGTCGCGTGCCGCCGATGTGATGGTCACGATCTGGGACGAAGATTCGGTCGCCGATTCGCTAAAGCTAGCTCGACAACTTAGGAAGCAAGGCCTTAGCGTTACGGTTTACCCCGAGGCCGACAAACTTGGCAAGCAGTTCAAATATGCCGATGCGATCGGTGTCCCTTTTATATGTATGATCGGCGACGAAGAGCGAAGTTCTCGGAAAGTTAAACTTAAGAATATGCAAAGCGGCGAGGAATGGACACTGAAGGCCGCCGAGATCGGAGCGATAATTGCACTATGA
- a CDS encoding DUF1572 family protein: MSEANFRIYLSDAVRSFRNYKEMAERAIEQIDDEEFFRQIDPEANSIGVIVKHIAGNLRSRWTDFLTTDGEKDFRDRDSEFEAIGDTRESLMADWELGWLTLFESIEPLTIDDLVRSVTIRGEPHSIIEAINRQLTHYAYHVGQIAFLAKHFRSAEWKTLSVPRNRSAEFNRYLADQQAAGRDKTDRFEAPIEFINKSSGNK, translated from the coding sequence ATGAGCGAAGCGAATTTCAGAATCTACTTATCCGACGCCGTCCGGTCGTTCCGTAATTATAAGGAGATGGCTGAGCGTGCGATCGAGCAGATCGATGACGAGGAGTTTTTCAGGCAGATAGACCCCGAGGCAAATTCGATAGGGGTCATCGTCAAGCATATCGCCGGAAACCTGCGTTCGCGTTGGACTGATTTTTTAACAACTGACGGCGAAAAGGATTTTCGCGACCGGGACTCGGAGTTTGAGGCGATAGGCGACACGCGTGAATCTCTGATGGCCGATTGGGAGTTGGGTTGGCTCACGCTTTTCGAGTCTATCGAACCGCTCACAATTGACGATCTCGTCCGATCGGTAACCATCCGCGGCGAACCGCATTCGATCATCGAGGCGATCAATCGCCAGTTGACGCATTACGCCTATCACGTCGGCCAGATCGCTTTTCTCGCAAAGCATTTTAGGTCTGCGGAATGGAAAACGCTGAGCGTGCCGCGAAATAGATCCGCCGAGTTTAACCGGTATCTCGCCGATCAGCAGGCGGCCGGCCGCGACAAGACCGACCGTTTCGAAGCTCCGATCGAATTCATCAACAAAAGCTCTGGCAATAAGTAA
- a CDS encoding DUF2752 domain-containing protein yields MRTEINLPGFAISPLSERILAGAGASAIAVGSALVAYFDPTKISVLPICPLFSVTGIACPGCGLTRGFHALFHGDIISAIDFNLLVPVWAVIFAYVVLSLSLLSIRGRGLRMWVTDPKFLWGFLIVLVIFGILRNIPVYPLTFLFP; encoded by the coding sequence ATGCGAACTGAGATCAACTTGCCGGGATTCGCCATTTCGCCGCTGTCGGAGCGTATTCTGGCGGGCGCTGGGGCGTCGGCTATCGCCGTGGGTTCGGCACTCGTCGCCTATTTTGACCCGACAAAGATCTCGGTGCTTCCCATTTGTCCACTATTTTCGGTTACGGGCATCGCCTGCCCGGGCTGCGGCTTAACACGTGGTTTTCACGCGCTATTTCACGGCGATATAATTTCGGCAATAGACTTTAATTTGCTGGTGCCGGTCTGGGCAGTGATCTTTGCTTACGTTGTACTATCGTTATCGCTTTTATCGATTCGGGGTCGCGGCTTGCGGATGTGGGTGACGGACCCAAAGTTTCTCTGGGGATTCCTGATCGTACTCGTTATATTCGGTATTTTACGAAATATTCCCGTTTATCCACTGACTTTCTTGTTTCCGTGA
- a CDS encoding 1-deoxy-D-xylulose-5-phosphate reductoisomerase: MKHISILGSTGSIGCNTLKVVEHLGDIRVAAMAAGRNITLFTEQVAAFQPELAACADDSGAEQLERGLHSLGSFKPRILVGEEGLNAVATHERAETVVSATVGAVGFVPTLRAIEAGKRVALANKETLVMAGELMTAAAAASGAEILPVDSEHNAIHQCLRGERPNEVRRVILTASGGPFRTWTRERIAAATRTEALNHPNWSMGDKITIDSATLMNKGLEVIEAKWLFGLDADRISVIVHPQSVVHSMVEMVDGSLIAQMGVTDMKHAIQYALTYPDRMPNCLPPLDLAAIGKLDFEDPDTEKFPCLALAFEAMRVGGTMPTALNAANEVSVDAFLGGKISIDRIAEINRKVMDLHSVSQANGLDVVLGVDKWARETARLSLSATTSTASN; this comes from the coding sequence ATGAAGCATATCTCAATCCTCGGCTCGACCGGTTCGATCGGCTGCAACACATTAAAGGTTGTCGAGCATCTCGGCGATATTCGCGTTGCCGCAATGGCGGCGGGGCGAAATATTACCCTATTCACCGAGCAGGTCGCGGCCTTCCAACCCGAACTCGCCGCCTGTGCTGACGACAGTGGTGCCGAGCAACTCGAACGCGGACTTCACTCGCTTGGATCATTCAAACCACGGATCTTGGTCGGCGAAGAAGGTTTGAACGCGGTCGCAACCCACGAACGCGCCGAAACGGTCGTCTCGGCGACGGTGGGTGCGGTCGGATTTGTCCCGACGCTCCGAGCGATAGAAGCAGGCAAACGCGTCGCACTTGCTAACAAAGAAACACTTGTGATGGCCGGCGAACTGATGACGGCGGCCGCGGCCGCGTCCGGTGCCGAGATCTTACCGGTGGACAGTGAGCATAACGCCATTCACCAATGCCTCAGAGGCGAACGCCCGAACGAAGTTCGAAGGGTGATCCTGACCGCCTCAGGCGGGCCGTTTCGCACTTGGACACGTGAAAGGATCGCAGCAGCGACCCGAACTGAGGCACTTAATCATCCAAACTGGAGTATGGGGGACAAGATCACGATCGACTCCGCCACACTGATGAACAAAGGTCTCGAGGTGATCGAGGCAAAATGGCTATTCGGCTTGGATGCCGACCGGATCTCGGTCATTGTTCATCCTCAGTCGGTGGTCCACTCAATGGTCGAAATGGTCGATGGCTCGCTCATTGCTCAAATGGGTGTGACCGATATGAAGCACGCAATTCAATACGCATTGACCTACCCGGATCGGATGCCCAACTGCCTGCCTCCGCTTGATCTGGCCGCGATCGGCAAGCTAGATTTCGAAGACCCTGATACGGAGAAATTCCCCTGTCTCGCGTTGGCATTTGAGGCGATGCGAGTGGGCGGCACGATGCCCACTGCATTGAATGCCGCTAACGAAGTGAGCGTGGACGCATTTCTTGGAGGGAAAATTTCGATTGACCGGATCGCCGAGATAAACCGTAAGGTTATGGATCTGCACAGTGTCAGCCAAGCGAACGGTTTGGACGTCGTGTTGGGCGTAGATAAGTGGGCGCGTGAGACAGCTCGTTTGTCGCTTTCCGCGACGACATCGACGGCATCGAACTGA
- a CDS encoding tyrosine-protein phosphatase — translation MNAVLKHIMLAVIVSFAITLSAYSQSNLKSKDLPNLYKVNETLYRGGQPTEAGIDQLKSMGIRTVIDLRDSDERATNESLWAKAAGLTFINIPLSNWLRPGDKKIDAVLKQIALAGNQPTFVHCKRGSDRTGTVIAAFRISNDGWTADQATAEAKKFGIGWWQFWMKDFIGDYYREHKSSQPVK, via the coding sequence ATGAACGCCGTATTGAAGCACATAATGCTCGCCGTGATAGTGTCCTTCGCAATTACTCTGTCTGCCTACAGCCAGTCGAATCTTAAATCCAAAGATCTTCCAAATCTATACAAGGTCAACGAGACGCTCTATCGTGGCGGCCAACCGACAGAGGCAGGGATCGATCAGCTTAAGTCGATGGGCATTCGGACGGTTATCGACCTCCGCGATAGCGACGAGCGTGCAACCAACGAAAGCTTATGGGCGAAAGCCGCGGGCCTGACATTTATCAATATTCCGCTGAGCAACTGGTTACGTCCGGGGGACAAAAAGATCGACGCCGTCCTCAAACAAATTGCCCTCGCAGGCAATCAACCGACTTTTGTCCACTGCAAACGTGGATCCGACCGTACCGGAACGGTCATCGCCGCATTTCGCATCTCAAATGATGGTTGGACCGCCGACCAAGCGACCGCCGAAGCAAAAAAGTTCGGCATTGGATGGTGGCAATTCTGGATGAAAGACTTTATTGGCGATTACTATCGCGAGCATAAAAGTAGCCAACCGGTAAAATAG
- the rseP gene encoding RIP metalloprotease RseP, which translates to MEGILITAFYYVLVPLAILGIAINIHEFGHFIVAKFFGMRVEAYSFFGLGPRIWGFKRGHTDYRISAIPLGAYVKLYGDEATGPLEGKDDTTEKVPESELYELRPRWQKFLVMLGGPFMNLVLAFSIPFGMALVQGIPSVPAPVIGSVRAEGAAATAGIQVGDRIVSFNGVENPTWRNISVEAGINPDRSLPLVVQRNGQRIELAITPRKEDVFAGQKAGMLDAEPDMGAVPVVVGLVQPGTPADEAGLKPGDRIVSFNGESIRNNQQASTLVQKYKSAPISILIEREGNPLTLTATVRKLEDGTERLGFGFTRPDLPLEKASVSMAVEHAFGTNWENLKATGSVLGQVFSGNRSVKDSGLGGPVGIFQQSAEATRLMGAEGFFLILTVISLSLGIFNLLPIPMLDGGQIMVLAIDKVMSWFGKTLSMVAKERIQLTGLAMILVLMAFVFFLDFSRIASNWGTSSDKPAAEQKK; encoded by the coding sequence ATGGAAGGGATTTTAATTACAGCTTTTTACTACGTCCTGGTACCGCTCGCGATTCTGGGGATCGCGATCAACATTCACGAATTTGGCCACTTTATCGTCGCCAAGTTTTTCGGAATGCGGGTCGAGGCTTATTCGTTTTTTGGTCTCGGGCCTCGAATATGGGGATTTAAGCGCGGCCATACGGATTACCGCATTAGCGCCATCCCTCTCGGAGCTTATGTAAAACTATACGGTGACGAAGCGACCGGCCCGCTCGAGGGCAAAGACGATACGACTGAGAAGGTGCCGGAGTCGGAACTCTACGAGCTTCGCCCACGCTGGCAAAAGTTTTTGGTAATGCTGGGCGGGCCGTTTATGAATCTCGTACTGGCATTCTCGATCCCGTTCGGTATGGCTTTGGTTCAGGGAATCCCGTCTGTTCCGGCTCCGGTGATCGGATCGGTCAGGGCCGAAGGTGCGGCGGCAACCGCCGGAATTCAGGTCGGCGATCGTATCGTATCTTTCAACGGCGTGGAAAATCCGACGTGGCGAAACATATCGGTCGAGGCCGGGATCAATCCCGACCGCAGTCTTCCGCTAGTCGTACAACGTAATGGCCAGCGAATTGAGCTTGCGATCACACCGCGTAAAGAAGATGTTTTTGCCGGCCAAAAGGCGGGTATGCTCGACGCCGAACCGGATATGGGCGCAGTGCCCGTCGTAGTCGGCCTCGTCCAACCGGGCACGCCGGCCGATGAAGCAGGACTGAAGCCGGGCGACCGCATCGTGTCTTTTAACGGAGAATCTATCCGTAATAATCAGCAGGCGAGTACGCTGGTTCAAAAATACAAATCTGCTCCAATTAGCATTCTTATAGAGCGCGAGGGGAATCCACTGACATTGACGGCGACTGTTCGAAAGCTCGAAGATGGCACGGAACGTCTCGGCTTCGGCTTTACACGGCCAGACCTACCGCTCGAAAAGGCATCTGTCTCGATGGCGGTCGAACACGCCTTCGGAACTAATTGGGAAAACCTTAAGGCTACGGGATCCGTGCTCGGCCAGGTCTTTTCCGGCAACCGCTCGGTCAAGGATTCTGGACTGGGAGGCCCGGTCGGCATTTTTCAGCAATCGGCCGAGGCAACGCGCTTGATGGGAGCCGAGGGGTTTTTCCTTATCCTAACGGTCATCAGCCTCAGTTTGGGTATCTTCAATTTGCTGCCCATACCGATGCTGGACGGTGGCCAAATAATGGTCCTCGCTATCGACAAGGTAATGTCCTGGTTCGGTAAAACGCTTTCGATGGTGGCCAAAGAGCGAATACAGTTGACCGGACTCGCAATGATCCTCGTGCTGATGGCATTTGTGTTTTTCCTCGATTTTTCGCGAATTGCGTCAAACTGGGGCACATCTTCGGATAAGCCGGCAGCTGAACAGAAAAAGTAG